A DNA window from Setaria viridis chromosome 2, Setaria_viridis_v4.0, whole genome shotgun sequence contains the following coding sequences:
- the LOC117842049 gene encoding probable LRR receptor-like serine/threonine-protein kinase At4g37250, with protein MLRHQHASPLTSTAMAGNGAPRLLLRFPTAATSLPLLQLGVLLKLLCLASALNQDGILLLSFKLSLAADPLGSLSGWGNADATPCAWNGVVCAPDSRVVSVVLPNAQLVGPVAKDLGLIEHLRHLDLSGNALNGTIPPELLRAPELRVLSLAGNGITGDLPEQVGQLLSLRALNLAGNALSGAVPQNLTLLPNLTAVSLANNFFSGALPGGGFPALQILDVSANLLNGTLPSNFGGAALRYVNLSSNRIAGAIPPEMASNLPTNVTIDLSYNNLTGAIPAVPPFLAQRPTAFEGNAELCGKPLDSLCAFTSSSAVEPPNGTAKSPPAIAAIPRDPTEALPGDDTGSATAGGPASGEQRGRMRLATIVAIAAGDVGGIAVLFVVVLYVYQVRKRRQRQEAAKQRMGVVFKKPEPDESPDAVGRSLSCCLRKNSGNESDDTEEITDTSASFAAKEGVTLTDKNSKAAGGGEAASKKGGDGAVLVTVDGGAELELETLLKASAYILGASGGSIVYKAVLADGAALAVRRIGSDDAGVRRFSELDAQMRAVARLRHGNILRLRGFYWGPDEMLIIHDFAVNGNLANLSVKRKPGSSPIKLGWSARLRIARGVARGLAYLHDKKWVHGNVKPSNILLDVDMEPLLADLGVDRLVRGAGGGQRPAPSSSAALAGRLGSKRSAKSLPDLSPPPNHAGGGPPASPLAGGANACADTAAHYRAPEAARSPKASAKWDVYAFGVLLLELVAGRALTGVELCQCAADGKAQAQALRLADPALRGEVEGREEVVASCLRLGAACCAMAPGKRPSIRDALQAIERIPALVASSSCSTAAHQ; from the exons ATGCTACGGCATCAGCACGCCTCGCCACTCACCTCCACCGCCATGGCCGGCAATGGCGCACCTCGCCTCCTTCTACGGTTCCCTACTGCTGCCACCTCGTTGCCGCTGCTGCAACTAGGCgtgctgctaaaactgctatgCCTCGCCTCGGCGCTGAACCAGGACGGCATCCTGCTCCTCTCCTTCAAGCTCTCGCTCGCCGCCGACCCGCTCGGCTCCCTCTCCGGCTGGGGCAACGCCGACGCCACGCCCTGCGCGTGGAACGGCGTCGTCTGCGCGCCGGACTCGCGGGTCGTCAGCGTCGTCCTCCCCAACGCCCAGCTCGTCGGCCCAGTGGCCAAGGACCTCGGCCTCATCGAGCACCTTCGCCACCTCGATCTCTCCGGGAACGCGCTCAACGGCACCATCCCGCCCGAGCTGCTCCGCGCGCCGGAGCTCCGAGTGCTCTCGCTCGCCGGCAACGGCATCACAGGCGACCTGCCGGAGCAGGTCGGCCAGCTGCTCAGCCTCCGCGCGCTCAACCTCGCAGGCAACGCGCTCTCCGGCGCCGTCCCGCAGAACCTCACCCTGCTCCCGAACCTCACGGCCGTCTCGCTCGCCAACAACTTCTTCTCCGGTGCGCTCCCCGGCGGGGGTTTCCCGGCGCTTCAGATACTCGATGTCAGCGCCAACCTTCTCAACGGCACGCTCCCGTCGAACTTCGGCGGCGCCGCACTGCGGTACGTCAACCTGTCGTCCAACCGCATCGCCGGCGCCATACCGCCGGAGATGGCGTCGAACCTGCCGACCAATGTCACAATCGACCTGTCCtacaacaacctcaccggcgccATCCCGGCGGTGCCGCCGTTCTTGGCGCAGAGGCCCACAGCGTTCGAGGGGAACGCCGAGCTCTGCGGGAAGCCGCTAGACAGCCTCTGCGCCTTCACGTCATCCTCCGCCGTGGAACCCCCGAACGGCACCGCGAAGTCGCCACCGGCCATCGCGGCGATACCCAGGGACCCGACCGAGGCGCTCCCTGGCGATGACACCGGCAGTGCCACCGCCGGAGGACCGGCGTCGGGCGAGCAGCGCGGCAGGATGCGGCTTGCTACCATCGTCGCCATCGCCGCTGGCGACGTGGGCGGCATCGCCGTCCTCTTCGTGGTGGTCCTGTACGTGTACCaggtgaggaagaggaggcagCGTCAGGAGGCGGCGAAGCAGAGGATGGGCGTCGTGTTCAAGAAGCCGGAGCCGGACGAGTCGCCCGACGCCGTCGGCCGGAGCCTGTCCTGCTGCCTGCGCAAGAACTCCGGCAACGAGAGCGACGACACGGAGGAGATCACGGACACGTCGGCCTCCTTCGCCGCCAAGGAAGGTGTCACACTCACAGATAAGAACAGcaaggcggcgggaggaggtgaAGCGGCGAGCAAGAAGGGTGGCGACGGGGCGGTGCTGGTGacggtggacggcggcgcggagctggagctggagacGCTGCTGAAGGCCTCGGCGTACATCCTGGGCGCGTCCGGCGGCAGCATCGTGTACAAGGCCGTGCTGGCCGACGGCGCGGCGCTGGCGGTGCGGAGGATCGGCAGCGACGACGCCGGCGTTCGGCGGTTCAGCGAGCTGGACGCGCAGATGCGCGCCGTGGCCAGGCTGCGGCACGGCAACATCCTCCGGCTGCGCGGCTTCTACTGGGGCCCCGATGAGATGCTCATCATCCACGACTTCGCCGTCAACGGCAACCTCGCCAACCTCTCCGTCAAAA GGAAGCCGGGGTCGTCGCCGATCAAGCTCGGGTGGAGCGCGCGGCTGCGCATCGCGCGCGGCGTCGCGAGGGGCCTCGCGTACCTGCACGACAAGAAGTGGGTGCACGGCAACGTGAAGCCAAGCAACATCCTGCTGGACGTGGACATGGAGCCGCTGCTCGCCGACCTCGGCGTCGACCGGCTGgtccgcggcgcgggcggcgggcaaaggccggcgccgtcgtcgtcggcggcgctggcgggtCGGTTAGGGAGCAAGCGCTCGGCGAAGAGCCTCCCGGACCTGTCGCCGCCACCCAACCACGCGGGGGgcgggccgccggcgagcccacTCGCCGGAGGCGCTAACGCCTGCGCCGACACGGCGGCGCACTACCGGGCGCCGGAGGCCGCGAGGAGCCCGAAGGCGAGCGCCAAGTGGGACGTGTACGCCTTCGGCGTGCTGCTCCTGGAGCTGGTTGCCGGGCGCGCGCTGACGGGCGTGGAGCTGTGCCAGTGCGCGGCGGACGGGAAGGCGCAAGCGCAGGCGCTCCGGCTGGCGGACCCGGCGCTCCGCGGCGAGGTGGAAGgccgggaggaggtggtggcgagcTGCCTCCGGCTCGGCGCCGCCTGCTGCGCCATGGCGCCGGGCAAGAGGCCGTCCATTAGGGACgcgctgcaggccatcgagagGATACCTGCCCTGGtcgcttcttcctcctgctccacgGCGGCGCATCAGTGA